From a single Cytophagales bacterium WSM2-2 genomic region:
- the nth gene encoding endonuclease III, whose protein sequence is MTKAEKVADILKILEKYFPNPEIPLHHKDAYTLLISVLLSAQCTDERVNKTTPALFKMADNPFDMMKFTVDEIREVIKPCGLSPMKSKGIAGLSKILVEKYNGQVPSTFEELEELPAVGHKTASVVMTQWFGIPAFPVDTHIHRLAHRWGLSDGKSVEQTEKDLKRLIPQEKWNKAHLQIIYFGRQFCPARGHVWTDCPICKKYMRKELRD, encoded by the coding sequence ATGACCAAGGCTGAAAAAGTCGCAGACATCCTTAAGATATTGGAAAAATATTTTCCAAACCCGGAAATTCCTCTTCATCATAAAGATGCTTACACATTACTGATTTCTGTTTTGCTTTCTGCCCAGTGCACCGATGAGCGAGTGAACAAAACCACTCCCGCACTCTTCAAGATGGCCGACAATCCATTTGATATGATGAAGTTCACAGTCGATGAAATCCGTGAGGTCATCAAGCCTTGTGGGCTATCACCTATGAAATCAAAGGGAATTGCCGGCCTGTCAAAAATCCTGGTGGAAAAATACAATGGCCAGGTACCATCAACCTTTGAAGAACTCGAGGAATTACCGGCTGTTGGGCATAAAACGGCTTCCGTGGTCATGACACAGTGGTTCGGAATACCCGCCTTCCCTGTCGACACGCACATTCACCGGCTTGCCCATCGGTGGGGCTTGTCAGATGGGAAAAGTGTAGAGCAAACAGAAAAAGACCTGAAGAGGTTGATTCCGCAAGAAAAGTGGAACAAGGCCCATCTCCAGATTATCTACTTTGGACGCCAGTTCTGCCCTGCCCGCGGACATGTGTGGACCGACTGCCCTATTTGTAAAAAGTACATGAGAAAAGAATTGCGAGACTGA
- the fmt gene encoding methionyl-tRNA formyltransferase, giving the protein MNNLRIVFMGTPEFAVPSLEILVENKFNVVAVITAPDKPQGRGQKLTASPVKECALKYSIPVLQPSNLKSPEFINELKSYNANLQVVVAFRMLPEIVWAMPSLGTFNLHASLLPQYRGAAPINWAIINGEKETGATTFFLKHEIDTGSIIYQEKEEIRDDDNVGSLYDRLMKKGSTLVLKTVKAIEAGNVPSQPQDESSVLKHAPKIFKETCEINWNQPSEVIRNFVRGLSPYPAAWTTLNGKIFKLFKVAIDSKQSAAEYGQLETDNKTFLRVKARDGWVSILEFQPEGKKKMGVEEFFRGNKI; this is encoded by the coding sequence ATGAATAACCTGCGCATCGTTTTTATGGGCACGCCTGAATTTGCTGTGCCAAGCCTGGAAATCCTTGTGGAGAATAAATTCAACGTTGTGGCAGTGATTACTGCACCGGATAAACCACAAGGCCGTGGGCAAAAGCTAACGGCATCACCAGTGAAAGAATGTGCACTGAAGTACTCTATTCCGGTACTCCAGCCCAGTAATTTGAAATCACCGGAATTCATCAATGAACTGAAGAGTTACAACGCAAATTTACAGGTAGTGGTGGCTTTTAGAATGCTTCCGGAAATAGTGTGGGCCATGCCATCGCTTGGTACTTTTAATCTGCACGCTTCTCTCCTGCCGCAATACCGTGGTGCCGCTCCGATTAACTGGGCCATCATCAATGGTGAAAAAGAAACCGGGGCAACTACTTTCTTCCTGAAACATGAAATCGACACCGGCAGTATTATCTACCAGGAAAAAGAGGAAATCAGGGATGATGACAACGTGGGCTCACTCTACGATCGACTGATGAAGAAAGGGTCAACGCTGGTTCTAAAAACGGTCAAAGCGATTGAAGCCGGAAACGTACCTTCTCAACCGCAAGACGAATCATCAGTTCTAAAACACGCACCAAAGATTTTCAAAGAGACTTGCGAAATCAATTGGAACCAGCCTTCGGAAGTCATCAGAAATTTTGTTCGGGGGCTTAGTCCATATCCTGCCGCCTGGACAACACTCAACGGAAAAATTTTCAAGTTATTCAAAGTAGCAATCGATAGTAAGCAGTCAGCAGCCGAGTATGGTCAGCTCGAAACTGACAATAAAACATTCCTTCGTGTAAAAGCCCGGGATGGCTGGGTTTCTATTCTTGAATTTCAGCCGGAAGGGAAAAAGAAAATGGGTGTAGAGGAGTTCTTCCGCGGAAACAAGATTTGA
- a CDS encoding MATE efflux family protein, with translation MILEMAMESVFAVVDIFFVSRLNNSDAVAVIGLTESLLAIVYSVAWGVSMGATALVARRVGEKEYEGAAIAGVQAIIVGVIASLMVTITGLFFYKDLLQLMGASDAIIEVGSKFTYWMLTGNITIMMLFLINGIFRGAGNASIAMRALWLANVINIILDPILIFGWGPIPAFGVEGAAISTTIGRGLGVVFQLYYLFFGKSIVKFNSSNFKIDWKIIVQVLKVSAGSTGQFLISSASWVFLARIISHFGSAAMAGYTIAIRVIVFTILPSWGMANASATLVGQNLGAGQPDRAEKSVWKTGFYNMIFLGLVMIIFLFLSAPILRLFSNDETVIGYGTQCLQIVALGYLFYGYGMVITQSFNGAGDTRTPILLNLFGFWCFQIPLAYLLAIQIDFGPTGVYAAIAIAESAIAVAGILIFRRGKWKLVKV, from the coding sequence ATGATCCTGGAAATGGCGATGGAGTCGGTCTTTGCAGTAGTCGATATCTTTTTTGTGAGTCGCCTCAATAACAGTGATGCTGTTGCGGTAATTGGTCTTACAGAATCACTCCTGGCCATTGTCTATTCCGTTGCGTGGGGTGTTAGTATGGGAGCAACAGCGCTTGTCGCAAGACGAGTGGGCGAGAAAGAATACGAAGGCGCAGCCATTGCCGGTGTCCAGGCGATCATCGTAGGTGTTATCGCCTCACTCATGGTCACCATCACAGGATTGTTTTTTTACAAGGACCTTCTGCAATTGATGGGAGCGTCCGATGCGATCATCGAAGTAGGGTCGAAATTTACATATTGGATGCTTACAGGAAATATCACGATCATGATGTTATTCCTGATCAATGGAATTTTTCGTGGAGCAGGGAATGCATCCATCGCCATGAGAGCTCTTTGGTTAGCGAATGTGATCAATATAATCCTTGATCCGATTTTGATTTTTGGCTGGGGACCAATTCCGGCTTTCGGTGTTGAAGGAGCAGCCATATCAACTACCATTGGGCGAGGCCTCGGTGTGGTATTCCAGTTGTATTATCTTTTCTTTGGGAAAAGTATCGTAAAGTTCAACTCGAGTAATTTCAAGATCGATTGGAAAATAATCGTTCAGGTTTTAAAAGTATCGGCTGGCAGCACAGGACAGTTTTTGATTTCTTCGGCTAGCTGGGTTTTTTTAGCACGAATTATCTCACACTTTGGCAGTGCAGCGATGGCGGGATATACGATCGCTATTCGCGTGATCGTGTTCACTATTTTGCCTTCGTGGGGGATGGCGAATGCATCGGCCACTTTGGTAGGGCAAAATCTGGGAGCAGGACAGCCCGATCGAGCTGAGAAGTCTGTTTGGAAAACAGGTTTCTACAACATGATCTTCCTGGGACTAGTGATGATAATTTTCCTTTTCCTGTCGGCTCCGATCTTGCGCCTCTTTTCGAATGATGAGACCGTAATCGGCTACGGTACACAATGTTTGCAAATCGTGGCCCTGGGCTATCTATTCTATGGCTACGGAATGGTAATTACACAATCATTCAATGGTGCAGGCGATACCCGTACACCTATCCTGCTCAACCTGTTTGGATTCTGGTGTTTTCAGATTCCGCTGGCGTATCTACTGGCGATTCAAATCGATTTTGGCCCCACTGGTGTTTACGCTGCTATTGCTATTGCAGAGTCAGCCATTGCTGTGGCCGGGATACTGATTTTTAGAAGAGGGAAGTGGAAGCTGGTGAAAGTATAA
- a CDS encoding glycosyl transferase has translation MQAPKYSIIVPVYNRPQELDDLLRSLTQQTFRDFEILIIEDGSSISSEKVFEKYSNQLSVKYFFKNNSGPGPSRNFGFEKASGEYFVVFDSDCQIPPRYLEAVENYMKSNPLDAWGGPDRWHDTFTALQQAMAFTMSATLTTGGIRGGKARNFQPRSFNMGISRKAFEKTGGFQFDRFAEDIELSIRMKKMGLRVGLIPEAYVYHQRRATLKDFFKQVSNFGKGRVLVGRSHPGEVKLTHWVPAAFLIGLFSIIPLIIFFPALGGIALITYGLYFLGIGLECFRVTHSLRVTLLSIPSAFIQMTGYGSGFLKELLKPKN, from the coding sequence ATGCAGGCTCCCAAATATTCAATCATTGTACCTGTTTATAACCGTCCGCAGGAACTGGATGACTTACTCCGAAGCCTGACGCAGCAGACATTCCGTGATTTCGAAATACTAATCATTGAAGATGGTTCTTCCATCTCCAGCGAAAAGGTTTTTGAAAAATATTCCAATCAACTTTCGGTAAAGTATTTTTTTAAGAACAACTCTGGTCCCGGGCCGAGCCGCAATTTCGGTTTTGAAAAAGCTTCAGGAGAATATTTCGTTGTCTTTGACAGTGACTGTCAAATCCCTCCACGATACCTGGAGGCCGTAGAAAATTACATGAAATCAAATCCACTCGATGCTTGGGGCGGACCTGATCGTTGGCATGATACTTTTACGGCTCTTCAACAGGCTATGGCGTTCACTATGTCTGCTACACTTACCACAGGTGGTATTCGTGGCGGTAAAGCAAGGAACTTTCAGCCGCGAAGCTTTAACATGGGAATCAGCAGAAAGGCATTTGAAAAAACGGGAGGCTTTCAGTTTGATCGTTTTGCAGAAGATATCGAGCTGAGCATACGAATGAAAAAAATGGGGCTACGGGTTGGGCTTATCCCCGAAGCGTACGTTTATCACCAAAGGCGAGCCACCCTGAAAGATTTTTTTAAACAGGTTTCGAATTTTGGCAAAGGGCGGGTGTTGGTTGGTCGGTCTCATCCTGGCGAAGTCAAACTTACCCACTGGGTTCCTGCTGCTTTTCTCATTGGCCTGTTCTCAATAATTCCACTCATCATCTTTTTTCCTGCGCTCGGAGGAATCGCATTGATCACTTATGGCCTATATTTTTTGGGAATCGGTCTGGAATGCTTTCGGGTTACCCACTCATTAAGAGTGACACTCCTTTCAATTCCATCGGCATTTATACAAATGACTGGCTACGGGTCTGGATTTTTGAAAGAACTCTTAAAGCCAAAAAACTGA